The Streptomyces sp. NBC_00162 genome window below encodes:
- a CDS encoding TatD family hydrolase — protein sequence MRIFDPHIHMTSRTTDDYEAMRAAGVRAVVEPSFWLGQPRTSPASFLDYFDSLLGWEPYRAAQYGITHHCAIALNPKEANDPRCVPVIDELSRYLVKDHVVAVGEIGYDSQTPAEDTAFAAQLQLAHDHGLPALVHTPHRDKLNGLRRTIDVVRESALPPERVLLDHLNETTAKEAKDSGAWLGFSVYPDTKMDVDRMVAVLKDFGTERVVVNSAADWGRSDPLTTRKVGDAMLGAGFGEDDADQVLWRNPVAFYGLSGRLSLDRGRPDAPYEGNSILRGEE from the coding sequence ATGCGCATCTTCGACCCGCATATCCATATGACCTCCCGCACCACCGACGACTACGAGGCCATGCGCGCGGCGGGCGTGCGGGCCGTCGTCGAGCCCTCGTTCTGGCTGGGCCAGCCGCGCACCTCGCCCGCCAGCTTCCTCGACTACTTCGACTCACTGCTCGGCTGGGAGCCCTACCGCGCCGCCCAGTACGGCATCACCCACCACTGCGCGATCGCCCTCAACCCCAAGGAGGCCAACGACCCACGGTGCGTGCCCGTCATCGACGAACTGTCGCGCTACCTCGTCAAAGACCACGTCGTCGCCGTCGGCGAGATCGGCTACGATTCCCAGACCCCCGCCGAGGACACCGCGTTCGCCGCCCAGCTCCAGCTCGCCCACGACCACGGGCTTCCCGCCCTCGTCCACACCCCACACCGGGACAAGCTCAACGGCCTACGCCGCACCATCGACGTCGTGCGCGAGTCGGCCCTCCCTCCGGAGCGGGTGCTGCTCGACCACCTCAACGAGACCACGGCCAAGGAGGCCAAGGACAGCGGCGCCTGGCTCGGCTTCTCCGTCTACCCGGACACCAAGATGGACGTGGACCGCATGGTCGCCGTCCTCAAGGACTTCGGGACCGAACGCGTCGTGGTCAACTCCGCCGCGGACTGGGGTAGAAGCGACCCCCTCACGACCCGCAAGGTCGGCGATGCCATGCTGGGGGCTGGGTTCGGCGAGGACGATGCCGACCAGGTGCTGTGGCGCAACCCCGTGGCATTCTACGGACTGAGCGGACGGCTGAGCCTCGACCGCGGCAGACCGGACGCCCCCTACGAGGGCAACTCCATCCTGCGCGGCGAGGAGTAG
- a CDS encoding EboA domain-containing protein — MPPAARVWLDAALAEAATPAAPAGHRRNLPAWELRFAEAGRHCGSEAAADTARILLLHTAGAGAATVARLYRRGTADERRAVLLALPGLELAPAEGLPLVEDALRTSDTRLIAAAVGPYAAEHLAPHAWRHAVLKCLCTGVPVAAVAGLARRARGDAELARMLADHTGESTAAGRPVPVDLYLVQALTTEAEAP, encoded by the coding sequence CTGCCGCCCGCCGCCCGGGTCTGGCTCGACGCTGCCCTTGCCGAGGCGGCCACACCCGCAGCCCCGGCCGGACACCGGCGGAACCTGCCAGCCTGGGAGTTGCGCTTCGCCGAGGCCGGCCGCCACTGCGGTTCGGAGGCCGCAGCCGACACGGCGCGCATCCTGCTGCTGCACACCGCAGGCGCCGGCGCCGCCACCGTGGCGCGGCTCTACCGCCGGGGCACCGCCGACGAACGCCGCGCCGTGCTGCTCGCCCTGCCCGGCTTGGAGCTCGCCCCTGCGGAAGGGCTGCCGCTCGTGGAGGACGCGTTGCGAACCAGCGACACCCGCCTGATCGCCGCTGCAGTCGGCCCGTACGCCGCCGAACACCTCGCCCCGCACGCCTGGCGACACGCGGTCCTCAAGTGCCTGTGCACCGGGGTCCCCGTGGCCGCGGTCGCCGGCCTGGCCAGGCGGGCCCGCGGCGACGCCGAACTCGCGCGCATGCTCGCCGACCACACCGGCGAAAGCACAGCCGCCGGCCGCCCCGTCCCCGTCGACCTGTACCTCGTCCAAGCCCTGACCACAGAGGCGGAGGCGCCCTGA
- a CDS encoding sugar phosphate isomerase/epimerase family protein produces MSLRLGYGTNGLTDLRLDDALVLLADLGYDGVGLTLDHMHLDPAAPDALARARQVARRLARLGLGVTVETGARYILDPRRKHGPSLIDPDPEARAIRTRLLVTAVHIAAELGAHAVHCFSGTVPDGADDDTSWKRLGQALEPVLAAAEREGLSLAVEPEPGHLLGTLADFHRLRADLGDPDVLGLTLDIGHCQCLEPEPPADCVRAAAPWLRHVQIEDMRRAVHEHLPFGEGEIDFPPVLDALSTVGYRGLTVVELPRHSHMGPDLAERSLRFLRNGGTS; encoded by the coding sequence ATGAGCCTGCGACTCGGCTACGGCACCAACGGCCTGACCGACCTCAGGCTCGACGACGCCCTCGTACTCCTCGCCGACCTGGGCTACGACGGGGTTGGGCTGACCCTCGACCACATGCACCTGGACCCGGCAGCCCCCGATGCGCTCGCCCGTGCCCGGCAGGTGGCGCGGCGCCTCGCGCGGCTCGGCCTCGGCGTGACCGTCGAGACCGGCGCGCGCTACATCCTCGACCCTCGGCGCAAGCACGGACCCTCTCTGATCGACCCCGACCCCGAAGCGCGCGCCATCAGGACCCGGCTGCTGGTGACCGCCGTGCACATCGCCGCCGAACTCGGGGCGCACGCCGTGCACTGCTTCAGCGGCACCGTGCCGGACGGAGCGGATGACGACACCTCGTGGAAGCGGCTCGGCCAAGCGCTCGAACCGGTACTCGCTGCGGCGGAACGCGAAGGGCTATCCCTCGCCGTCGAGCCCGAGCCCGGCCACCTCCTCGGCACCCTCGCCGACTTCCACCGCCTGCGCGCCGACCTCGGCGACCCGGATGTCCTTGGCCTCACCCTGGACATCGGGCACTGCCAGTGCCTCGAGCCCGAGCCGCCCGCCGACTGCGTGCGGGCCGCCGCACCCTGGCTGCGGCACGTTCAAATCGAGGACATGCGCCGCGCGGTCCACGAGCATCTGCCCTTCGGCGAAGGCGAGATCGACTTCCCGCCCGTCCTCGATGCCCTGAGCACCGTGGGCTACCGGGGCTTGACCGTTGTCGAACTGCCCCGGCACTCGCACATGGGCCCGGACCTCGCCGAGCGCTCCCTGCGCTTCCTGCGAAACGGAGGCACATCGTGA
- a CDS encoding DUF3732 domain-containing protein, which yields MTAYFELLSDVVRLDRGALQIIVCDHANLLPEGWFQDAVIGNWRPDAEGNRTALIPLDWLD from the coding sequence GTGACCGCTTACTTCGAGCTCCTCAGCGACGTGGTACGGCTTGACCGGGGAGCGCTTCAGATCATCGTTTGCGACCATGCGAACCTGCTGCCCGAAGGCTGGTTCCAAGATGCCGTCATCGGCAACTGGCGCCCCGATGCCGAAGGCAACCGCACCGCCCTGATCCCTCTGGACTGGCTCGACTGA
- a CDS encoding nucleoside 2-deoxyribosyltransferase domain-containing protein gives MTPTTTVVYAREPIPSTGPNVFLAGPTPRAAGDVSSWRRAAIDELSARWTGEQRLTVLTPESRGSVRAQHYDDQVGWETAARAAAHAILFWIPRDLQTLPGFTTNVEFSLDVATGRAVLGYPPDCPNPERNRYLIYAAPPPRGTRSRDPARHRGCRPRPRHGRNPSVVR, from the coding sequence GTGACCCCGACGACCACCGTTGTCTACGCCCGCGAACCGATTCCCAGCACGGGCCCGAACGTCTTCCTTGCCGGACCGACGCCACGCGCCGCCGGCGACGTCTCCTCCTGGCGGCGGGCCGCCATCGATGAACTTTCCGCCCGATGGACCGGCGAGCAACGGCTGACCGTACTCACCCCGGAATCCCGCGGCAGCGTCCGGGCCCAGCACTACGACGACCAAGTCGGCTGGGAGACCGCAGCCCGCGCCGCCGCCCACGCGATCCTGTTCTGGATCCCCCGCGACCTGCAGACGCTCCCGGGGTTCACCACCAACGTCGAGTTCAGCCTCGACGTCGCCACCGGCAGGGCCGTCCTCGGGTACCCGCCCGACTGCCCCAACCCCGAGCGCAACCGCTACCTGATCTACGCCGCCCCGCCGCCACGGGGTACCCGTAGCCGAGACCCTGCACGACACCGTGGCTGCCGCCCTCGCCCTCGTCACGGCCGGAACCCCTCGGTAGTCCGGTAA
- a CDS encoding MarR family winged helix-turn-helix transcriptional regulator: MTDGPTDNPTPTGDVTERLGYRLKRAAAALRGAMDRALREHGLTVPQYACLELLDQQPGLSNAELARGTFVTRQSMNVVLRGLQEAGLITRATTTDHGRALPAHLTEDGHRRLAAARSAVYAIDQRMTDAVPPERMAALLADLDRMAETLGG; encoded by the coding sequence ATGACAGATGGGCCGACCGACAACCCGACCCCGACCGGCGACGTGACCGAGCGCCTGGGCTACCGCCTCAAGCGCGCTGCCGCCGCCCTGCGCGGCGCAATGGACAGGGCCCTGCGTGAGCACGGCTTGACCGTGCCGCAGTACGCCTGCCTCGAACTGCTCGACCAGCAGCCCGGGCTGTCCAACGCCGAACTGGCCCGCGGCACGTTCGTCACCCGGCAATCCATGAACGTCGTCCTGCGCGGACTACAGGAGGCTGGCTTGATCACCCGCGCGACCACCACCGACCACGGCCGGGCGCTGCCCGCCCACCTCACCGAGGATGGCCACCGGCGCCTCGCCGCGGCACGCTCCGCCGTCTACGCCATCGACCAGCGGATGACCGACGCTGTTCCGCCGGAACGCATGGCGGCTCTTCTTGCCGACCTGGACCGGATGGCGGAGACACTCGGCGGGTGA